The Tropicibacter oceani DNA segment GGCGGCACCCGCTGGCGGGTAGCGACACGCTGGCGCGGCTGATCGCGGGGGCCCGAAGGCTGGCCGACACGCACCCGGCGCTGAACTGCGAAGAAAAGCCGACCGGGGTGGTGCTGCACTATCGCCGCGCGCCCGAGCAAGAGACGCGCATCCGCCACGAGATGACGGCGCTGGCCGCGCCTTTCGACGGTCTGGACGTGCATTTTGCCAAGATGGCGGTGGAACTGCGCCCGGACGACATCGGCAAGGATCGCGCCACCCGCGATCTGCTGAACAAAGCGCCATTCGCTGGGCGCAGTGCCGTTTTTTGCGGCGACGATGCAACCGACGAGCCCGCCATGCGGTTGTGCGTTGAGACAGGGGGAACAGCCTGCAAGGTTGGGGAAGGACCCAGCGCGGCACCGCTGCGGGTTGCTGATCCTCAAACCTTGCGGGCCGCGCTTTGGGCATGGACGCAGAATAGGTGACCGGAATGACTGGCAGATTGATCATGGTATCGAACAGGATACCGACCGAGGCAGAGCCGTCGGGCGGGCTGGTCGTGGCCCTGCACGATTGCCTGACAGCGCAGGGCGGCACCTGGATCGGCAGTTCTGGCGAGGCCCGGGAAAACCCGCGCGACGGATTGTACCAGATCGCAAGCGGCGACTATGACCGCTATGCCTTTGACCTGAGCCGGGAAGAATTCGACAGCTATTACCTTGGCTATGCTAATTCGGTGCTTTGGCCCCTGTTCCATCGCCGGGCCGAGCTGATGGAGGTTCAGCCGGGCCATGCGGCTGGCTACCTTGCGGTGAATGCCCGCCTGGCGGCCATGCTGAAAGGCTTTTTGCGGCCCGACGATGTGCTGTGGATCCACGACTATCATTTCTTGCCGCTGGCGGCCTGTCTGCGCGAACTGGGCGTGCAGAACCGCATCGGGTTCTTCCTGCATATCCCGTTTCCCGTGGCTTCGGACGTGCCGGCACTGCCCGAGGCGGATGCCTTGACGGGCTGGATCGCGGCGCATGATGTCTTTGGCCTGCAGACGCAGGCGGATGTGAACCGCTGCGTCATCCTGTTCGAACAGCGCCTTGGCGCGGGCATTTCCGGCGATGGCACGATAGCCGCCGAGGGGCGCCGGTTCCTGCCGTTGGCCTGCCCGATCGGGATCGACGCCAAGGGGTTTCGCGCGGTGGCCGAGGCGTCGCAGGCAGGCGCGCGGATTTCCATGGCGCCGGACCAAAAGCTGGTTCTGGGGGTGGACCGGCTGGATTACTCAAAGGGGCTTGTCCAGCGGTTCGAGGGGTTTGGCACCTATGTTAAGACACGCCGCGACAGCGATCCAAAGGCGACATTGCTGCAAATCGCGCCGCCCTCGCGCGAGGATGTCGAGGCCTATCAGGACATGCGCGAGGCGCTGGACCTGACCGCCGGAAACATCAACGGCGAATACGGCGAAATCGACTGGACTCCGATCCGCTATATCCGCCGCCCTGTGCCGCGCGACGATCTGGCCGGTCTGTACCGGCGGGCGGCGGCGGGGCTGGTGACGCCGCTGGCCGACGGGATGAACCTTGTCGCCAAGGAATACGTGGCAGCGCAGGACCCTGACGATCCGGGCGTTCTGATCCTGTCGCATTTCGCGGGGGCGGCCGAGCAGATGGGCGCGGCGCTGATCATCAACCCCTATGATGCGGGCGAGATGGCGCAGGCGCTGTCACAGGCCCTGACCATGCCGCTGGACGAACGCAAGGCTCGCCACGCCGCGCTTTGGCGCAGTGTCGTCGAGCAGGACATCGGCTGGTGGACCGACCGTTTCCTGAATGCGCTCACGGGGCGGGACATGGCGCAGGTAGCGTGACGGCGATGGCGCTGTTTTGGCTGCGCCAAAAGACGCCCCACCCGCCGTCCCGCGGGGCGCCGCCTAGAACCGTTTGCGGGCGTTCAGCGCCGCCGAGATGGTGCCATCGTCGAGGTAATCCAATTCGCCGCCGATCGGCACCCCTTGCGCCAGCGAGCTGAGCGCGACACGTGCGCCGATCTGATCGGCGATGTAATGCGCCGTGGTCTGCCCGTCGATGGTGGCGTTCAGGGCCAGGATCACCTCGGTGATCTCTTCGGTTTCGAGGCGGTGGATCAGCCCCGGAATGCGCAGATCGTCCGGCCCCACCCCTTCGAGCGCGGAGAGCGTTCCGCCCAGCACGTGATAGCGCCCCTTGAACACGCCCGAGCGTTCCATCGCCCACAGGTCGGCCACATCCTCGACCACGCAAAGCAGCCCGTTGGCGCGGCGCGTGTCTTCGCAGATTTCACAGATTTCGGTGGTGCCGACATTGCCGCAGTTCAGACATTCGCGGGCGCTGCGCGCGACCTCTTGCATGGCGTCGGCAAGGGGTTGCAGCAATTGTGCGCGCTTGCGGATCAGGTACAGCACCGCGCGTCGGGCCGAGCGCGGGCCAAGCCCGGGCAGCCGCGCCATCAGCTCGATCAGCGCCTCGATCGGATCGTTGCGGCGGGTCATGGGCGCCCTTTGCCCGTGGTGTGCAGTGGCCTTGCCATGATCGTCGCCCCGGCCGAAAGGTTGCGTGCTGTTCGGGGCAGGATAGGCCCGACAGCGGTGAAGGCAAGGGCGCGGCGACGCCCCTGCCGCGCCGTGATCAGAACGGCAGTTTCATGTCGGCGGGCAGGCCGAGTTCCTCGGTGATCTTGCCCATTTCGCGCTGGGCGCGGTCCTGCGCCTTGGCCTGCGCGTCCTTGATGGCGGCCAGGATCAGGTCCTCGACCACTTCCTTTTCGTTCGG contains these protein-coding regions:
- the recR gene encoding recombination mediator RecR, with amino-acid sequence MTRRNDPIEALIELMARLPGLGPRSARRAVLYLIRKRAQLLQPLADAMQEVARSARECLNCGNVGTTEICEICEDTRRANGLLCVVEDVADLWAMERSGVFKGRYHVLGGTLSALEGVGPDDLRIPGLIHRLETEEITEVILALNATIDGQTTAHYIADQIGARVALSSLAQGVPIGGELDYLDDGTISAALNARKRF
- a CDS encoding alpha,alpha-trehalose-phosphate synthase (UDP-forming) → MTGRLIMVSNRIPTEAEPSGGLVVALHDCLTAQGGTWIGSSGEARENPRDGLYQIASGDYDRYAFDLSREEFDSYYLGYANSVLWPLFHRRAELMEVQPGHAAGYLAVNARLAAMLKGFLRPDDVLWIHDYHFLPLAACLRELGVQNRIGFFLHIPFPVASDVPALPEADALTGWIAAHDVFGLQTQADVNRCVILFEQRLGAGISGDGTIAAEGRRFLPLACPIGIDAKGFRAVAEASQAGARISMAPDQKLVLGVDRLDYSKGLVQRFEGFGTYVKTRRDSDPKATLLQIAPPSREDVEAYQDMREALDLTAGNINGEYGEIDWTPIRYIRRPVPRDDLAGLYRRAAAGLVTPLADGMNLVAKEYVAAQDPDDPGVLILSHFAGAAEQMGAALIINPYDAGEMAQALSQALTMPLDERKARHAALWRSVVEQDIGWWTDRFLNALTGRDMAQVA
- the otsB gene encoding trehalose-phosphatase, which produces MISEKALVTSLPPVGGAAVLLDFDGTLVDLAPTPEAITVPADLPDLLRALGDATQGALALVSGRSIAALERFVPGFDGVILGGHGAERRDGQGLWRHPLAGSDTLARLIAGARRLADTHPALNCEEKPTGVVLHYRRAPEQETRIRHEMTALAAPFDGLDVHFAKMAVELRPDDIGKDRATRDLLNKAPFAGRSAVFCGDDATDEPAMRLCVETGGTACKVGEGPSAAPLRVADPQTLRAALWAWTQNR